Proteins encoded together in one Rhipicephalus sanguineus isolate Rsan-2018 chromosome 9, BIME_Rsan_1.4, whole genome shotgun sequence window:
- the LOC119405517 gene encoding uncharacterized protein LOC119405517 codes for MIESCERDASDYDMMLAQQHTMLWNEDKYLSLCPGANQVPLSLLFDEHAEELSFPAIYLGQPRTFTVDRVTAFMMASSEIRRKDRRGATPQHILYMAMKVLRIRIRDGMQVTFRSTRDTAGITKRMIEDIDFIETCVNNSLSFLRTIPNSLSYWSARKKDVFSMMRQLGKPTVFLTLSSSEFRWPDLLHLLYRLRNDGAPFHGDPLNDMTALQRTELVNQDPVTCVLYFNKLVDVFLAILKHRSASPFGDYRVLDFFKRIEFQHRGSAHAHILLWLDNDPHEEVSEHMPNTCHLIDSLVSLEHKDILPRPDDQHHSHTFTCYKKAASKCRFGAPFWPMTHTRVLLPMSTDDERRKLYQDIFHNMHDHLETRSYDSLEAFLAAHDMDETRYLDVIRAGIKRPMVFLKRRIDQIWVSPFNPYIGTKLRSNMDLQYILEEYSCATYVLDYINKTNRGVSDLHRKLIQLREQYPDADYTDTLKKLGMDVLNSVEMSSQEAAWYLLRLAMSKSSRDIVFIPTCWYDERQRVKKTRAQLRTLDDEDTNVWKETCIEKYERRPPHLEDVTLSQFSAHYYNKRDGSYARRSVPRIIRYIGYDPAKQRDYQREIVLLNHPFRSEVADILDCDKFATIYNDNKVLLHERMQEFCSNLDIQKTLQICEALHAAEPYEAHETSALHAGAVIAKRNAAEAELEQHELRTKMMRPNNDDICEAAKTKLSAVVKKRDNVMSAEEFRYKFRMVNRGQYKLLLHCMHCLIPYGEGHSLPPLQTFLTGPAGSGKTFVMRLMMDIVNRLCTSDDNTNAYIACASTGKAATAIDGTTIHSAFRIVQARRHGPGMNVDTVSMYRSGMRDVVAVFVDEVSMIGADILTEVNRRLQQICFRFDVPFGGLHMILCGDLRQLPPVRARPIYKRDTKSLAGSETIWQMLNFYPLTEVMRQSDVAFSTVLTKIGDGDRLTQEETDFIESRFVTKSEAEQCCPDAIRLFLKNCDVTAYNNMVLSRNSDVFTSVAKDVMIGCKDANQEASMRSKIHKMTVAETAGLAYKVSLVPKKKYMITANIDVADGLTNGSMCTLKHIELQEDGLLHRVCYVNYFSYHKGLLMVIDVGSRDGGDVPPGVNVGASTPKGALATKHQ; via the exons ATGATTGAAAGCTGCGAGCGTGACGCTTCCGACTACGACATGATGCTCGCCCAACAGCACACCATGTTGTGGAACGAGGACAAGTATCTCAGCTTGTGCCCCGGAGCCAATCAAGTGCCTTTAAGTCTCCTCTTTGACGAACATGCTGAAGAACTTTCGTTTCCCGCGATATACCTCGGCCAACCAAGAACATTCACAGTGGACCGTGTGACTGCTTTCATGATGGCATCCAGTGAAATCAGGCGAAAAGATCGCCGTGGAGCCACGCCCCAGCATATCTTGTACATGGCTATGAAAGTGCTGCGCATTCGCATACGAGACGGAATGCAAGTCACCTTCCGAAGCACACGTGACACAGCCGGTATCACAAAGCGCATGATTGAGGACATTGACTTCATCGAGACGTGCGTGAACAACAGTCTCTCATTCCTCAGGACGATTCCCAACTCGCTATCCTACTGGTCAGCTAGAAAAAAGGATGTTTTCTCCATGATGAGACAGCTAGGTAAACCGACTGTTTTCCTGACACTCAGCTCCTCAGAGTTTCGCTGGCCCGATCTGCTTCACCTACTGTACCGCCTGCGAAATGATGGAGCGCCCTTTCACGGAGACCCTCTGAACGACATGACAGCCTTGCAACGAACGGAGCTGGTGAACCAAGACCCTgtgacatgcgtgctgtattTCAACAAGCTCGTGGATGTCTTCCTCGCCATTCTGAAGCACCGCAGCGCCTCTCCGTTTGGAGATTACAGGGTTCTAGACTTCTTCAAACGAATCGAATTCCAGCACAGGGGAAGTGCACATGCCCACATTCTCCTGTGGCTGGACAATGATCCCCATGAAGAAGTCAGCGAGCACATGCCGAACACATGCCATCTGATCGACTCGCTTGTGAGCTTGGAACACAAAGACATCCTTCCGAGACCGGACGATCAACACCACTCGCATACGTTCACCTGCTATAAGAAGGCTGCATCAAAGTGTCGCTTTGGCGCCCCTTTCTggccaatgacacacacacgtgtgttGCTCCCCATGAGCACTGACGATGAGCGCCGCAAGCTTTACCAGGACATCTTTCACAATATGCACGACCATCTCGAGACAAGAAGTTATGACAGTCTCGAAGCATTTTTAGCAGCACACGACATGGATGAAACTCGGTACCTCGATGTCATCCGGGCTGGCATCAAGCGTCCTATGGTATTCTTGAAAAGGCGCATCGATCAGATTTGGGTGAGCCCTTTCAATCCCTACATTGGTACCAAGCTCCGTTCTAACATGGATCTGCAGTACATCCTAGAGGAGTACTCGTGCGCAACGTATGTCCTTGATTACATAAACAAGACGAATCGCGGTGTAAGCGACCTTCACCGCAAACTCATTCAGCTGCGTGAACAGTATCCCGATGCTGACTACACCGATACGTTGAAGAAACTGGGAATGGACGTTCTCAATAGTGTGGAAATGAGCAGCCAGGAGGCAGCTTGGTACCTTCTTCGGCTTGCCATGTCCAAGTCTAGTCGCGATATTGTCTTCATTCCTACCTGCTGGTACGATGAGCGGCAGCGTGTCAAGAAGACACGCGCGCAGCTGCGCACCCTCGATGATGAAGACACGAACGTTTGGAAGGAGACTTGCATCGAAAAGTATGAACGCAGACCGCCTCACCTTGAAGATGTGACATTATCTCAGTTCTCGGCCCACTACTACAACAAGAGGGACGGCAGCTACGCTAGAAGAAGTGTGCCTCGCATCATAAGGTACATTGGTTACGATCCTGCAAAACAAAGAGACTACCAAAGAGAGATTGTGCTGCTGAACCACCCGTTCCGAAGTGAGGTAGCCGATATCCTCGATTGTGACAAGTTTGCCACCATCTATAATGACAACAAAGTGCTCCTCCATGAACGCATGCAGGAATTCTGCTCCAACCTAGACATTCAAAAAACGCTCCAGATCTGCGAGGCGCTGCACGCCGCAGAGCCATACGAGGCGCACGAGACGTCCGCTCTTCATGCCGGCGCTGTGATTGCAAAACGAAACGCTGCAGAAGCCGAACTGGAACAACATGAACTTCGCACAAAAATGATGCGACCTAATAACGATGACATTTGCGAGGCTGCAAAAACAAAGCTTTCTGCAGTCGTGAAGAAGCGCGACAACGTGATGTCTGCCGAAGAGTTCCGGTATAAATTTAGGATGGTGAACCGCGGCCAATATAAGCTGCTTCTGCACTGTATGCACTGCCTCATTCCCTATGGAGAGGGGCATTCGCTACCCCCGCTACAGACCTTCCTTACCGGACCGGCAGGCAGTGGAAAGACCTTTGTCATGCGCCTCATGATGGACATTGTCAACAGGTTGTGCACCTCTGATGACAACACCAATGCGTACATTGCCTGTGCGTCAACCGGCAAGGCTGCAACAGCCATCGATGGCACCACCATACACTCTGCATTTAGGATCGTGCAAGCTAGGCGTCATGGACCTGGGATGAACGTCGATACCGTAAGCATGTATAGAAGCGGCATGCGGGATGTAGTGGCTGTGTTTGTGGATGAGGTGAGCATGATCGGCGCTGACATTCTCACTGAAGTAAACCGCCGTCTACAGCAGATATGCTTTCGATTCGACGTCCCATTCGGAGGCCTTCACATGATACTTTGTGGTGACCTGCGCCAGCTGCCACCCGTTCGTGCCAGGCCTATCTACAAGAGGGACACCAAGAGCTTGGCTGGTTCCGAGACGATATGGCAAATGCTCAATTTCTACCCTTTGACTGAAGTCATGCGTCAGAGTGATGTCGCCTTCTCAACAGTTTTGACGAAGATTGGTGACGGTGACCGCCTCACGCAAGAAGAGACAGATTTCATCGAAAGCCGCTTCGTCACTAAGTCAGAGGCAGAACAATGCTGCCCGGATGCCATTCGCCTCTTCCTGAAGAACTGCGATGTTACAGCATACAACAACATGGTCCTTAGTCGAAACTCCGACGTGTTTACCTCTGTAGCCAAAGACGTTATGATCGGCTGCAAGGACGCCAATCAGGAGGCATCTATGAGATCTAAGATTCACAAGATGACTGTTGCAGAAACAGCTGGGCTGGCATATAAAGTATCCCTTGTTCCGAAAAAGAAGTACATGATAACCGCGAACATTGATGTTGCAGACGGTCTCACGAATGGCTCCATGTGCACTCTTAAGCACATTGAACTTCAAGAGGACGGCCTCCTCCACAGAGT GTGTTACGTAAACTACTTTAGTTACCACAAAGGGTTGCTCATGGTCATCGACGTTGGTAGTCGTGATGGAGGAgacgtgccaccaggcgtcaacgtgggtgcatcaacGCCTAAGGGCGCTTTAGCCacaaaacaccaatag
- the LOC119405518 gene encoding probable ATP-dependent RNA helicase DDX5 — protein MNGSHEGVPGQKPPHVNPWWFFGPVLRPVLGSGDTDTINFLRGLFDGVAPIGRTSQAGYSVRAPDWAQVRLTPIQKDVYREHITTAQRSIEEVEAYRKANEIAVTGSDVPKPVLRIDEAGFPELVTKAVGVRNPGSTPSAVQAQCWPVALKGKDLVAVIYDGSKGKHLAYLVPAIIHILNQPAVFSGYGPLVLVLTATREAALQIREVADAFITRSGIRTIYLLPGEPREPQLKQLEEDAHICVATPGRLVSFMEESKISLRRCSFLVLDEADQMVTMGFGKQLRTIADNTRPDRQTLVWLSSRTKDANQLIEDLTSDSITVTIGVATHEGDNFEVEHIVCVSETIEKEEKLTALFNDTLSVEGDKAIVFVERKQTVDDLVCNLRLQGWLAVGIHGKKTEQERDYALNALRVGKVSILVATDAAASTLTALKVRLVVSYDYPSSEDEYSRRFMNAARPGGTGVMCTFLAPDETRRAKEVISLLRKAKQNIPPELINVAKNVPRR, from the coding sequence ATGAACGGATCACACGAGGGAGTTCCGGGACAAAAGCCTCCACACGTTAATCCATGGTGGTTCTTCGGACCAGTCCTCAGACCGGTACTCGGCAGCGGAGACACAGACACCATCAATTTCTTGCGTGGCCTGTTCGACGGAGTGGCACCCATTGGCCGGACCAGTCAGGCTGGATACAGCGTACGGGCGCCAGACTGGGCACAGGTTCGCTTGACGCCTATCCAGAAGGACGTCTACCGCGAACACATCACGACGGCTCAGCGATCAATAGAAGAAGTAGAAGCGTATCGGAAGGCGAACGAAATCGCTGTCACGGGGAGCGATGTTCCCAAGCCTGTCTTGCGCATCGACGAAGCTGGCTTCCCTGAACTCGTAACGAAGGCTGTCGGGGTACGCAACCCAGGCTCGACGCCCAGCGCGGTGCAAGCTCAGTGCTGGCCCGTAGCGCTTAAAGGTAAAGACCTCGTCGCCGTCATCTACGATGGATCAAAAGGCAAGCATCTCGCCTACCTCGTCCCGGCCATCATCCACATACTGAACCAGCCAGCTGTGTTTAGCGGCTACGGACCTTTAGTGCTGGTCCTTACGGCGACGCGCGAAGCGGCCCTACAGATTCGGGAAGTTGCCGATGCTTTCATCACGAGGTCAGGAATTCGGACGATATATCTCCTACCTGGAGAACCCCGGGAACCGCAACTCAAGCAGCTCGAGGAAGATGCCCACATTTGCGTCGCCACGCCAGGCCGACTCGTGTCTTTCATGGAGGAGTCTAAGATAAGCCTACGCCGCTGCAGTTTCCTGGTGCTGGACGAAGCTGACCAGATGGTGACAATGGGCTTCGGGAAGCAGCTTCGCACCATTGCCGATAACACCCGTCCTGATCGCCAGACCCTCGTGTGGCTTTCCTCCCGCACGAAGGACGCGAACCAACTAATAGAAGACTTAACGAGTGACTCCATAACTGTCACCATTGGGGTGGCTACCCACGAGGGAGACAACTTCGAGGTCGAACATATTGTTTGTGTTAGCGAGACGATTGAGAAGGAGGAGAAACTCACAGCCCTTTTCAATGATACCCTTAGCGTCGAAGGTGACAAGGCCATCGTGTTCGTCGAAAGGAAGCAAACGGTGGATGATCTCGTGTGCAATCTGCGCCTCCAGGGTTGGCTCGCCGTCGGCATACACGGGAAGAAGACTGAACAGGAACGTGACTACGCGCTGAATGCTCTGCGGGTCGGTAAAGTGTCCATACTGGTGGCAACCGACGCGGCTGCTAGTACTCTAACAGCACTGAAAGTGCGTTTAGTCGTGAGCTATGATTACCCTAGCAGCGAGGATGAATACTCGCGCCGCTTCATGAATGCAGCTCGGCCCGGAGGAACAGGCGTGATGTGCACGTTCTTAGCACCGGATGAAACTCGGCGTGCCAAGGAGGTGATTTCGTTGCTTCGGAAGGCCAAGCAGAATATACCGCCGGAGCTAATTAATGTAGCAAAGAATGTTCCTAGGAGGTAG